A genomic region of Lusitaniella coriacea LEGE 07157 contains the following coding sequences:
- a CDS encoding MBL fold metallo-hydrolase produces MKRRQVIRYAGASLLGTLGVLATSGKERYYAQSRGSVSIQWLGHTCFRFSGDGLRVLVNPFRTLGCTKGYRLPKVDANLVLIGSQLFDEGAAENLPGNPQILFEPGVYQVHSRQFQGIEIDHDRVGGRRFGKNVTWQWTQGGINILHLGGAAAPIGIEQQILMGRPDVLIVPVGGGPKAYNPQEALQAIQALRPKIAIPSHYRTQAADPAACDIVSIEEFLNLASGFPISRVGSDTLTLSPGNLPQNETAIRVMSYRF; encoded by the coding sequence ATGAAACGGCGACAGGTTATCCGCTATGCGGGAGCAAGTTTATTGGGAACGCTTGGAGTCCTTGCCACATCAGGGAAAGAACGCTACTACGCTCAATCGCGCGGTTCTGTGAGCATCCAGTGGCTGGGACATACCTGCTTTCGGTTTTCTGGCGATGGCTTGCGGGTTTTAGTCAATCCCTTTCGCACCCTAGGCTGCACAAAGGGCTATCGCCTCCCGAAAGTTGACGCTAATCTCGTATTAATTGGCAGCCAGTTGTTCGATGAGGGGGCAGCCGAAAACTTACCGGGAAACCCTCAAATTTTGTTTGAACCGGGGGTTTATCAAGTCCACAGCCGACAATTCCAAGGAATTGAAATCGATCACGATCGCGTGGGCGGACGCAGATTCGGGAAAAATGTGACCTGGCAATGGACTCAGGGCGGTATTAACATTCTCCATTTAGGCGGTGCAGCCGCCCCCATCGGCATCGAACAGCAAATTCTCATGGGTCGTCCCGATGTCCTCATCGTTCCCGTCGGCGGAGGCCCCAAAGCCTACAATCCCCAGGAAGCCCTCCAAGCAATTCAAGCCCTCAGACCCAAAATCGCAATTCCCTCCCATTACCGAACGCAGGCTGCCGATCCTGCCGCTTGCGATATCGTCTCCATTGAAGAGTTTTTGAATTTGGCAAGCGGTTTTCCCATCAGTCGAGTGGGTAGCGATACCCTAACCCTTTCTCCGGGAAATTTGCCCCAGAATGAGACGGCGATTCGCGTGATGAGTTATCGCTTCTGA
- a CDS encoding GTP-binding protein, translating into MTSSPQETHFNQARASLQQALSWYSSFRRHGRRSPEPELQAAVRNELQAIKGALDKLDRKVICIATFGLVSRGKSAVVNALLGQKILQTGPINGVTKYPKSVRWMPPGGKIEVELIDTPGLDEIDGQARAEMAREVARQADLILFVVSGDITRTEYQALCELRQSQKPLLLVFNKIDLYPDRDRAAIYQQLYSLGNESGESDSLQSLLSLEEIIAIAAEPAPQQVRIEWPDDRVTYEWETPEPQVDALREKILGLLNREGRSLLALNALFQAKEAEESLARKTLELCQEEAEETIWKYARYKALAVALNPIAIFDVAGGMMADLALIRALARLYGLPMTSFAAGQLWRKILVSSGGVLLGEIGSSLLVGLGKSTAAAVSVMESPAALTAYLTAASAQGAIAGYGAYTVGKAAQAYLEQGCTWGSLGPSTVIQNILSQINSSTILYRLREELEEKIR; encoded by the coding sequence TTGACTTCCTCACCCCAAGAAACCCACTTTAACCAAGCGCGTGCCAGCTTGCAGCAGGCGCTATCGTGGTATTCTAGCTTTCGCCGTCACGGTCGCCGTTCGCCAGAACCCGAATTGCAAGCGGCAGTGCGCAACGAATTACAAGCCATTAAAGGGGCGCTTGATAAACTGGATCGCAAGGTAATTTGTATCGCCACCTTTGGTTTAGTGAGTCGCGGCAAATCCGCCGTTGTTAACGCACTGCTGGGTCAAAAAATCCTACAAACCGGCCCAATTAATGGCGTAACCAAATATCCCAAATCCGTGCGCTGGATGCCGCCAGGAGGAAAGATAGAGGTTGAGTTAATCGATACGCCAGGACTTGATGAAATTGACGGACAAGCGCGAGCAGAAATGGCGCGGGAAGTGGCGCGTCAGGCGGATTTGATTTTGTTTGTGGTGTCTGGGGATATTACGCGGACGGAATATCAAGCCCTTTGCGAGTTGCGGCAGAGCCAAAAACCCTTGCTGTTGGTGTTTAATAAGATCGATCTCTATCCCGATCGCGATCGCGCGGCAATTTATCAACAACTCTACAGTTTAGGAAACGAAAGCGGCGAATCCGACTCCCTACAAAGCTTACTCTCTCTAGAAGAAATTATCGCGATCGCGGCAGAACCAGCACCCCAACAAGTTCGCATTGAATGGCCCGACGATCGCGTCACCTACGAATGGGAAACCCCCGAACCTCAAGTTGATGCCCTGCGAGAGAAAATTCTAGGATTATTAAATCGCGAAGGGCGCTCTCTTCTTGCCCTCAACGCACTCTTTCAAGCCAAAGAAGCAGAGGAAAGTCTCGCGCGAAAAACCTTGGAACTCTGCCAGGAAGAAGCGGAGGAGACAATTTGGAAATATGCGCGCTATAAAGCCCTTGCTGTTGCCCTTAACCCCATTGCAATTTTTGATGTGGCGGGGGGAATGATGGCAGATCTTGCCTTGATACGCGCCCTTGCTCGCTTGTACGGCTTGCCCATGACCAGCTTTGCCGCCGGACAACTGTGGCGCAAGATTTTAGTCAGTTCTGGTGGCGTGTTGTTGGGCGAAATTGGTAGCAGTTTGCTCGTGGGATTGGGAAAAAGTACGGCTGCTGCGGTGAGTGTGATGGAAAGTCCCGCTGCCCTCACTGCCTATTTAACCGCCGCCTCCGCTCAGGGCGCGATCGCGGGGTATGGTGCCTATACGGTGGGAAAAGCCGCCCAAGCTTACTTAGAACAAGGGTGTACCTGGGGATCTTTGGGGCCCAGTACCGTCATTCAAAACATTCTCTCGCAAATCAATTCCAGTACGATTCTCTATCGCCTGCGCGAGGAATTGGAAGAGAAAATTCGCTAG
- the hpsE gene encoding hormogonium polysaccharide biosynthesis glycosyltransferase HpsE, translated as MVDFTVAIPTYNGASRIPPLLERLREQTNTENFSWEIIVVDNNSTDNTKEVVENYQENWSNICTLKYAFQPKQGLAFTRQRAIQVASADKWIGFLDDDVIPAADWVEKAYAFAQTHPEVGAYGGQIHGAFEVDPPENFKRIQSFLAIRERGEKPHPYQPDLLSLPPGAALVVDKEAWNENKSLFGRDLKNNVMLAGEDYEILLGMHRAGKEIWYNPTMHVHHQIPKKRLEKEYLIPLIRGCGSCVCYLHFVSAKTWEKPWIMTKIFLGSLRRAVKHRLKYGEQIKTNLIAACEMEFFMSSALSPFFLLKRTFQGYSEKINLRPKTAGLELKKN; from the coding sequence ATGGTTGATTTTACCGTCGCAATTCCCACCTACAACGGAGCAAGTCGCATCCCCCCGCTTCTAGAACGACTGCGCGAACAAACGAATACCGAAAATTTTTCCTGGGAAATTATTGTTGTTGATAATAACAGTACGGACAACACCAAAGAAGTTGTTGAAAATTATCAAGAAAACTGGTCGAATATTTGTACCCTCAAATACGCTTTCCAGCCAAAACAAGGACTGGCATTTACTCGCCAACGTGCTATTCAAGTTGCCAGTGCGGACAAATGGATTGGCTTCCTCGACGATGACGTTATTCCCGCAGCCGACTGGGTAGAAAAAGCCTACGCTTTTGCGCAAACCCACCCCGAGGTAGGAGCCTACGGCGGTCAAATCCACGGTGCATTTGAAGTTGACCCCCCAGAAAACTTTAAACGAATCCAATCTTTCCTCGCCATTCGCGAACGAGGGGAAAAACCCCATCCCTATCAGCCTGATTTGCTGAGTCTACCTCCTGGCGCTGCTTTGGTTGTTGACAAAGAGGCTTGGAATGAAAATAAGTCTTTATTTGGTCGCGATCTAAAGAATAATGTCATGCTAGCCGGGGAGGATTATGAAATTCTCTTAGGGATGCACCGCGCCGGAAAGGAAATTTGGTACAACCCCACCATGCACGTTCACCATCAAATCCCCAAAAAACGACTCGAAAAAGAGTATTTAATCCCTTTAATTCGCGGTTGTGGCTCCTGCGTGTGTTATTTACATTTTGTCAGCGCTAAAACTTGGGAAAAGCCGTGGATTATGACCAAAATCTTCTTGGGAAGTTTGCGTCGTGCGGTGAAGCACCGTTTAAAGTATGGGGAGCAAATTAAAACGAATTTAATTGCTGCTTGTGAAATGGAGTTTTTTATGAGTAGCGCTCTGAGTCCTTTTTTCCTGTTAAAGCGCACCTTTCAAGGTTATTCCGAAAAAATTAATCTAAGGCCTAAGACTGCTGGACTTGAACTTAAGAAAAATTGA
- the hpsE gene encoding hormogonium polysaccharide biosynthesis glycosyltransferase HpsE, with product MVDFTVAIPTYNGEERLPEVLNKLKSQIIPHNLSWEVIVVDNRSTDNTEGVVRDYQTHWLEDCSLRYAFEPRAGAAFARQHAVEIAQGKYIGFLDDDNLPASNWLSEAYAFGGAHPKVGAFGSEIQGLFENEDKPYVPPDYIPHFYSVLGVIKRGSKARRYEPAQKILPPGAGLAVRRDVWKEAVPQPLFLNHTNKNEGLASEDLEAVFYIQKAGWEVWHNPQMQIQHKIPKDRCEKEYLLSLVRCIGLSRHHLRMIRLQPWQRPFFTQAYLGNDLYKFLRHLLQHGSAKEEDIVTACDRALLGNSLISPFFLWRKRYRDWLAQNDKKND from the coding sequence ATGGTTGATTTCACTGTCGCAATTCCCACTTATAACGGGGAAGAACGCTTGCCAGAGGTGTTGAACAAACTGAAATCACAAATTATTCCCCATAACCTCTCTTGGGAAGTCATCGTCGTTGACAATCGGAGTACGGATAATACAGAAGGCGTTGTTCGAGACTACCAAACCCATTGGCTTGAAGATTGTTCCCTGCGTTATGCTTTTGAACCCAGAGCAGGTGCCGCCTTTGCGCGACAGCACGCAGTAGAAATTGCTCAAGGGAAATATATTGGCTTCCTCGATGACGATAATCTCCCCGCCTCCAATTGGTTGAGCGAGGCTTATGCTTTTGGGGGAGCGCACCCGAAAGTTGGCGCTTTTGGGAGTGAAATACAAGGACTGTTTGAGAACGAAGACAAGCCTTACGTACCGCCCGATTATATTCCCCATTTCTACAGCGTTTTAGGTGTAATTAAACGGGGAAGTAAAGCCCGTCGCTACGAACCCGCTCAAAAAATCTTACCGCCCGGTGCGGGGTTAGCAGTGCGTCGAGATGTTTGGAAAGAGGCAGTTCCCCAGCCCTTATTTTTGAACCATACAAACAAAAATGAAGGACTGGCAAGCGAAGATTTAGAAGCGGTTTTCTATATTCAAAAAGCGGGGTGGGAAGTTTGGCACAATCCCCAGATGCAAATTCAGCATAAGATTCCCAAAGATCGTTGCGAAAAAGAGTATTTATTGTCTCTCGTGCGATGTATTGGCTTAAGTCGTCACCATTTGCGGATGATTCGACTTCAACCCTGGCAAAGACCCTTTTTTACTCAAGCTTATTTGGGTAACGATCTCTATAAATTTCTGCGGCATCTCTTGCAGCACGGTTCAGCAAAAGAGGAGGATATTGTTACGGCGTGCGATCGCGCACTGCTAGGGAATAGTTTAATCAGTCCCTTTTTCCTCTGGCGTAAAAGATATCGAGATTGGCTCGCTCAGAATGATAAAAAAAACGATTGA
- a CDS encoding glycosyltransferase family 2 protein, with protein MVSFSIVITTYKRLPFLKQAIEKSLNQTQPCEVVIVDDCSNDGTEEYVRSLKDPRIVYHRNPQNLGHSPSVNEGVRIASGEWIKFLDDDDYLAPNCIEVMSKVISQHPQAAICSAQAFQIDPEGTELSCTQKVGQAPAFFVLQEDIHYGMLIEMLPFGTPVQVAAKKTAFFQSGGWDVNLNGNYDDIDSWIKIAEHGDALFINQPLAHRTIHPGCVTQQLSLEKRLKTNIEIKQKIYDRVHDKYKPQLPKSNDVQKFLELYWGLVGLKEGKIFPALRLIYPSLFSPTTFGRLAQTMYQRRLQKQALKLTPESETKEPLSLSNEKLFWVLPPTQNQIQNATPTTV; from the coding sequence ATGGTGTCATTCAGCATTGTTATTACTACGTACAAGCGCTTACCATTCCTAAAGCAAGCCATTGAGAAATCTTTAAATCAAACACAGCCATGTGAAGTTGTGATTGTAGACGATTGTTCCAACGATGGTACGGAAGAATACGTAAGAAGCTTGAAAGATCCGAGAATCGTTTACCACCGCAATCCCCAGAACCTCGGTCACTCTCCCTCTGTCAACGAAGGCGTTCGTATAGCCAGTGGGGAATGGATTAAATTTCTCGATGACGACGACTACCTCGCTCCCAACTGCATTGAGGTCATGTCAAAAGTCATTTCTCAACATCCTCAAGCCGCGATTTGCTCCGCTCAAGCATTTCAAATCGATCCTGAAGGGACAGAACTCAGTTGTACCCAAAAAGTCGGTCAGGCTCCTGCTTTTTTCGTTCTTCAAGAAGACATCCATTACGGGATGCTCATCGAAATGCTCCCCTTTGGAACCCCCGTACAGGTTGCTGCAAAAAAAACAGCATTTTTTCAATCGGGAGGGTGGGATGTCAATTTGAACGGCAACTACGACGATATTGACTCCTGGATTAAAATCGCCGAACATGGCGATGCTCTTTTCATCAACCAGCCCCTCGCCCATCGAACCATACACCCAGGGTGTGTCACTCAACAACTTTCTCTCGAAAAACGCCTAAAAACAAATATCGAGATCAAGCAGAAAATTTACGATCGCGTTCACGATAAATACAAGCCTCAACTGCCCAAATCAAACGATGTTCAGAAATTCCTAGAATTGTATTGGGGATTAGTGGGTTTAAAAGAGGGGAAAATTTTTCCGGCATTGCGCTTAATCTATCCCTCCCTTTTCTCTCCCACAACCTTTGGGCGTTTAGCACAAACAATGTATCAGCGCCGACTACAGAAGCAGGCATTGAAGCTAACCCCCGAAAGCGAGACGAAAGAACCCCTATCCCTCTCCAACGAAAAACTCTTTTGGGTCTTACCTCCCACTCAAAATCAAATCCAAAACGCCACCCCCACCACCGTATAA
- a CDS encoding tetratricopeptide repeat-containing S1 family peptidase, translating to MTIFNGFRATMLGAAIVIALPQVASALTINAVDRIARATTVLIDGLNPGSGVIVARQGDRYSVLTAKHVVETEDEYTIVAPDGRRYPLNYATVQLLPGVDLALLEFESDRAYEVATLAQYPDTTQFRHVFVSGWANAEAQQSHRLAPGLLMGRNFALTHAKDPMVNGYELFYTSITELGMSGGPVFDTDGRAIGIHGRVEGEEIYDNTSGQVFRIKLGFSSGIPIQTFLRLAPETGTSLNLRVENRPPSALTPQESANLAAALRLPPVQGNLSAINWINRGNELYRVEQFNDSLQAFDRAIALNSNLYQAWYGRAQALYILGNYPEALSAFDRVLQSQPRLPIVWRNKGVILTLIGQPQEALSAFDRATRLQPDDYISWYLRGNLFRTHLEAPQAALGSYDRAIQIQPNFADAWTGRGKALGDIGNFSAALTSFDRATHLNPNLGDAWHWRGLLLLDLGRFESALNAFDRAISISANDPQLWLYRGISLANLGRYGDAAESAQRALNIEPRDREILEFLNSLSPFLP from the coding sequence ATGACGATTTTTAATGGATTCAGGGCGACAATGTTGGGAGCAGCGATTGTCATTGCTCTACCGCAGGTGGCATCTGCCCTCACGATTAATGCGGTGGATCGTATTGCCCGCGCGACAACAGTACTCATTGACGGATTAAATCCGGGATCGGGCGTAATTGTTGCCCGACAGGGCGATCGCTACTCCGTTCTGACTGCCAAGCACGTTGTAGAGACGGAGGATGAATATACCATTGTTGCCCCTGATGGTCGGCGCTATCCCCTCAATTACGCGACAGTGCAACTATTGCCGGGGGTCGATCTTGCCTTACTGGAGTTCGAGAGCGATCGCGCCTATGAAGTGGCAACCCTCGCGCAGTACCCGGACACTACACAATTCCGCCACGTTTTTGTATCTGGCTGGGCGAACGCAGAGGCTCAACAATCCCATCGCCTCGCACCGGGATTATTAATGGGTCGCAACTTTGCCCTAACCCATGCCAAAGACCCAATGGTGAATGGATACGAGTTGTTTTATACCAGTATTACCGAGTTGGGCATGAGCGGGGGCCCGGTATTCGATACGGACGGACGCGCGATCGGGATCCACGGGCGGGTTGAAGGGGAGGAAATTTACGACAATACCTCCGGGCAGGTCTTTCGCATCAAATTGGGTTTTAGTTCGGGAATTCCCATCCAGACATTTTTACGCCTCGCTCCCGAAACGGGAACCTCTTTGAACTTGCGCGTGGAAAATAGACCGCCTTCTGCCCTCACGCCCCAAGAATCTGCAAATCTCGCCGCAGCGCTGCGCCTTCCTCCCGTACAGGGCAATCTCAGTGCGATTAATTGGATCAATCGCGGGAACGAGTTATATCGCGTCGAACAGTTTAACGATTCTCTTCAGGCATTCGACCGCGCGATCGCGCTCAATTCCAATTTATACCAAGCTTGGTACGGACGCGCCCAAGCCCTCTACATTCTGGGAAACTACCCGGAAGCCCTTTCTGCTTTCGATCGCGTCCTGCAATCTCAACCCAGACTCCCCATCGTTTGGCGCAATAAAGGCGTGATTCTCACCCTGATCGGACAGCCCCAAGAAGCCCTCTCTGCTTTCGATCGTGCAACTCGGCTGCAACCCGATGATTATATCTCGTGGTATCTACGAGGAAACCTCTTCCGCACCCACCTCGAAGCCCCCCAAGCCGCCCTCGGTTCCTACGATCGCGCGATTCAAATTCAACCCAACTTCGCCGACGCTTGGACGGGACGGGGCAAAGCTTTGGGGGATATTGGCAATTTCTCTGCTGCCCTAACGTCTTTCGATCGCGCGACACATCTTAACCCCAACCTCGGTGATGCTTGGCATTGGCGCGGTTTGCTCCTCCTCGATCTCGGTCGTTTTGAGAGCGCTTTAAATGCCTTCGATCGTGCAATTTCCATTTCTGCCAACGATCCCCAACTATGGCTCTATCGCGGGATTAGTTTGGCAAATTTGGGGCGTTACGGCGACGCAGCAGAATCCGCCCAGAGAGCCTTAAATATCGAACCGCGCGATCGCGAAATCCTGGAATTTCTCAATTCCCTCTCTCCCTTTCTCCCCTAA